The Oryzias latipes chromosome 1, ASM223467v1 genome contains a region encoding:
- the esf1 gene encoding ESF1 homolog isoform X2: MSSQKMKDGDPRFLRVQKDPRFWEMPERDRKISIDKRFRSMFHDQRFKVKQTVDKRGRPVSHSTAEDLRRFYQLSDSDEEEEEEGRTKVREDEAEPRGRGDDDDDEGDEDEELSAGDEAEEGKRHEARRSDEEESSSLDSEDDSDSGPDLARGKGNVETSSDEDEEDEVDAILRREEEELEHDWGELCKDAPRGEQASTRLAVCNMDWDRMKARDLLVLFGSFAPKGGAVLSVRIYPSEFGKERLKEEEARGPPELKALPEDSEEDTEEERVHREKIRDYQFKRLKYFYAVVECDSVDTAAKIYEECDGFEYESSCSVLDLRFVPEDMTFDEEPRDEATHVNPSAFTPKLFTSSAAATSKVQLTWDETDHERLTALNRKFNKDELLDMDFRAYLASSSEEEEALSGEEPDTGGEAAVSETKKRRSEEQISKYRELLKSVQDKDQKEDKDMEMEVTWVPGLKETTEKLVKEKLEGKDKLTPWEGYLQKKKEKKSGKKQGASDGELSDDQLPDDVDLSDPFFVEELGGERSDMKRKPKKKKKVEICAADNGEELEKQQAEMALLMEDDTDPKHAHFNYDRIVEQQNLSKKKRKKLLKKGAELLEDDGFQVDVQDPRFQAIFTSHLFSLDPSHPNYRKTKAMQSILAEKQRRREEQQRHLEDKLDAQEATPSHRQAAMTQEAAAERRENDSETMASKKDMDPSLSLLVKSIKSKTQQFQARKKQKTA; the protein is encoded by the exons ATGTCGTCCCAGAAGATGAAGGACGGCGATCCACGATTCCTCCGGGTCCAGAAGGACCCACGGTTCTGGGAGATGCCTGAGCGGGACCGTAAGATCAGTATTGACAAACGGTTCCGGTCCATGTTCCACGACCAGCGCTTCAAGGTGAAACAGACGGTGGACAAACGGGGCCGACCCGTCAGCCACTCCACCGCCGAAGACCTGAGGCGCTTCTACCAGCTGTCTGACtccgatgaagaggaggaggaggaggggaggacGAAGGTCAGAGAAGATGAAGCTGAACCGCGAGGAAGAGgagacgatgatgatgatg AAGGTGATGAAGACGAGGAGCTGTCTGCTGGTGATGAAGCTGAGGAGGGGAAGCGCCACGAAGCGAGGCGGTCCGATGAGGAGGAGTCGTCCAGTCTGGATTCTGAGGACGACAGCGATAGTGGACCGGACCTGGCCCGGGGGAAGGGGAACGTGGagaccagctcagacgaagatgaggaggatgaggtgGACGCCATCCtcaggagggaggaagaggagctggagCATGACTGGGGAGAGCTGTGCAAGGACGCTCCACGGGGCGAACAG GCTTCGACTCGGCTGGCCGTCTGCAACATGGACTGGGACCGCATGAAGGCCCGGGACCTGCTGGTTCTGTTCGGCTCGTTTGCACCTAAAGGGGGCGCCGTGCTGTCTGTGAGG ATCTACCCGTCAGAATTTGGGAAagagaggctgaaggaggaggaggcccgGGGACCACCGGAGCTCAAGGCCCTTCCAGAAGATTCCGAGGAAGACACGGAGGAGGAGAG GGTTCACAGGGAGAAGATCCGCGACTACCAGTTCAAGCGCCTGAAGTACTTCTACGCCGTGGTGGAGTGCGACTCGGTCGACACGGCGGCAAAGATCTACGAGGAGTGCGACGGCTTTGAGTACGAGAGCAGCTGCTCCGTGTTGGACCTCCG GTTCGTTCCTGAAGACATGACGTTTGACGAGGAGCCCAGAGACGAGGCGACCCACGTCAATCCCTCTGCGTTCACGCCCAAACTCTTCACCTCCTCAGCCGCCGCCACCTCCAAG GTGCAGCTGACGTGGGACGAGACCGACCACGAGCGCCTGACCGCCCTCAACCGAAAGTTCAACAAAGACGAGCTCCTGGACATGGACTTCAGGGCCTACCTGGCCTCCtccagtgaggaagaggaggctctGAGTGGAGAGGAGCCGGACACGGGGGGAG AGGCAGCTGTCAGCGAgacgaagaagaggaggagtgaGGAGCAAATCTCCAAGTACAGAGAGCTGCTGAAGAGCGTCCAGGACAAAGACCAGAAGGAGGACAAAGACATGGAGATGGAGGTCACCTGGGTGCCAG GTCTGAAGGAGACCACGGAGAAGCTGGTGAAGGAAAAGCTGGAGGGGAAGGACAAGCTGACGCCCTGGGAGGGGTACctgcagaagaagaaggagaagaagagcGGGAAGAAGCAG GGGGCGTCTGATGGCGAGCTCAGCGATGACCAGCTTCCTGATGACGTCGACCTCAGCGACCCCTTCTTTGTGGAGGAGCTCGGAGGGGAACGCAGTG ACATGAAGAGAAAaccgaagaagaagaagaaggtggAAATATGTGCTGCCGACAACGGCGAGGAGCTGGAGAAACAGCAG GCTGAGATGGCTCTGCTGATGGAGGACGACACGGACCCCAAACACGCACACTTCAACTACGACCGCATCGTGGAGCAGCAGAACCTGAGcaagaagaaaaggaagaagctCCTgaagaaaggggcggagctactggAGGATGACGGCTTCCAG GTTGACGTTCAGGACCCCCGCTTCCAGGCCATCTTCACCTCCCATCTCTTCAGCCTGGACCCCTCCCACCCCAACTACAGGAAGACCAAGGCCATGCAGAGCATCCTGGCAGAGAAGCAGCGACGCAGAGAAGAGCAGCAGCGCCACCTGGAGGACAAGCTCGACGCTCAGGAGGCCACACCTTCGCACAGACAGGCGGCCATGACACAGGAAGCTGCCGCAGAAAGGCGGGAAAATGACTCTGAGACCATGGCGTCAAAGAAAGACATGGACCCAAGTCTGTCGTTGCTCGTCAAATCAATAAAGAGCAAAACGCAGCAGTTTCAGGCCCGGAAGAAGCAGAAGACGGCGTAG
- the LOC101168674 gene encoding calcineurin subunit B type 1-like gives MASTRQSPGQAGEIKRLKKRFKKLDLDGSGSLSVGEFMSLPELQQNPLVPRVIDIFDTDGDGEIDFREFMEGISQFSVGGSREQKLQFAFRIYDVDKDGFISNGELFQVLKTMAGSNLKDWELQQVVDKTIISADQDGDGVQTGGRRTGLPQKDGG, from the exons ATGGCCAGCACCAGGCAGAGCCCCG GTCAGGCTGGTGAGATTAAGAGGCTGAAGAAGAGGTTTAAGAAGCTTGACCTGGATGGGTCGGGCTCCCTGAGCGTGGGGGAGTTCATGTCCCTccctgagctgcagcagaacccCCTGGTTCCACGGGTCATCGACATATTCGACACCGACGGTGACGGCGAGATCGACTTCAGAG AGTTCATGGAGGGCATCTCCCAGTTCAGCGTTGGAGGCAGCAGAGAGCAGAAGCTGCAAT TCGCCTTCAGGATCTACGACGTGGACAAAGACGGCTTCATCTCGAACGGCGAGCTGTTTCAGGTCCTGAAGACGATGGCGGGCAGCAACCTGAAGGActgggagctgcagcaggtcgTGGATAAAACCATCATCAGCGCCGACCAGGACGGAGACGGCGTTCAGACAG GTGGTCGGCGGACTGGACTTCCACAAAAAGATGGTGGTTGA
- the esf1 gene encoding ESF1 homolog isoform X1 — translation MSSQKMKDGDPRFLRVQKDPRFWEMPERDRKISIDKRFRSMFHDQRFKVKQTVDKRGRPVSHSTAEDLRRFYQLSDSDEEEEEEGRTKVREDEAEPRGRGDDDDDDEGDEDEELSAGDEAEEGKRHEARRSDEEESSSLDSEDDSDSGPDLARGKGNVETSSDEDEEDEVDAILRREEEELEHDWGELCKDAPRGEQASTRLAVCNMDWDRMKARDLLVLFGSFAPKGGAVLSVRIYPSEFGKERLKEEEARGPPELKALPEDSEEDTEEERVHREKIRDYQFKRLKYFYAVVECDSVDTAAKIYEECDGFEYESSCSVLDLRFVPEDMTFDEEPRDEATHVNPSAFTPKLFTSSAAATSKVQLTWDETDHERLTALNRKFNKDELLDMDFRAYLASSSEEEEALSGEEPDTGGEAAVSETKKRRSEEQISKYRELLKSVQDKDQKEDKDMEMEVTWVPGLKETTEKLVKEKLEGKDKLTPWEGYLQKKKEKKSGKKQGASDGELSDDQLPDDVDLSDPFFVEELGGERSDMKRKPKKKKKVEICAADNGEELEKQQAEMALLMEDDTDPKHAHFNYDRIVEQQNLSKKKRKKLLKKGAELLEDDGFQVDVQDPRFQAIFTSHLFSLDPSHPNYRKTKAMQSILAEKQRRREEQQRHLEDKLDAQEATPSHRQAAMTQEAAAERRENDSETMASKKDMDPSLSLLVKSIKSKTQQFQARKKQKTA, via the exons ATGTCGTCCCAGAAGATGAAGGACGGCGATCCACGATTCCTCCGGGTCCAGAAGGACCCACGGTTCTGGGAGATGCCTGAGCGGGACCGTAAGATCAGTATTGACAAACGGTTCCGGTCCATGTTCCACGACCAGCGCTTCAAGGTGAAACAGACGGTGGACAAACGGGGCCGACCCGTCAGCCACTCCACCGCCGAAGACCTGAGGCGCTTCTACCAGCTGTCTGACtccgatgaagaggaggaggaggaggggaggacGAAGGTCAGAGAAGATGAAGCTGAACCGCGAGGAAGAGgagacgatgatgatgatgatgaag GTGATGAAGACGAGGAGCTGTCTGCTGGTGATGAAGCTGAGGAGGGGAAGCGCCACGAAGCGAGGCGGTCCGATGAGGAGGAGTCGTCCAGTCTGGATTCTGAGGACGACAGCGATAGTGGACCGGACCTGGCCCGGGGGAAGGGGAACGTGGagaccagctcagacgaagatgaggaggatgaggtgGACGCCATCCtcaggagggaggaagaggagctggagCATGACTGGGGAGAGCTGTGCAAGGACGCTCCACGGGGCGAACAG GCTTCGACTCGGCTGGCCGTCTGCAACATGGACTGGGACCGCATGAAGGCCCGGGACCTGCTGGTTCTGTTCGGCTCGTTTGCACCTAAAGGGGGCGCCGTGCTGTCTGTGAGG ATCTACCCGTCAGAATTTGGGAAagagaggctgaaggaggaggaggcccgGGGACCACCGGAGCTCAAGGCCCTTCCAGAAGATTCCGAGGAAGACACGGAGGAGGAGAG GGTTCACAGGGAGAAGATCCGCGACTACCAGTTCAAGCGCCTGAAGTACTTCTACGCCGTGGTGGAGTGCGACTCGGTCGACACGGCGGCAAAGATCTACGAGGAGTGCGACGGCTTTGAGTACGAGAGCAGCTGCTCCGTGTTGGACCTCCG GTTCGTTCCTGAAGACATGACGTTTGACGAGGAGCCCAGAGACGAGGCGACCCACGTCAATCCCTCTGCGTTCACGCCCAAACTCTTCACCTCCTCAGCCGCCGCCACCTCCAAG GTGCAGCTGACGTGGGACGAGACCGACCACGAGCGCCTGACCGCCCTCAACCGAAAGTTCAACAAAGACGAGCTCCTGGACATGGACTTCAGGGCCTACCTGGCCTCCtccagtgaggaagaggaggctctGAGTGGAGAGGAGCCGGACACGGGGGGAG AGGCAGCTGTCAGCGAgacgaagaagaggaggagtgaGGAGCAAATCTCCAAGTACAGAGAGCTGCTGAAGAGCGTCCAGGACAAAGACCAGAAGGAGGACAAAGACATGGAGATGGAGGTCACCTGGGTGCCAG GTCTGAAGGAGACCACGGAGAAGCTGGTGAAGGAAAAGCTGGAGGGGAAGGACAAGCTGACGCCCTGGGAGGGGTACctgcagaagaagaaggagaagaagagcGGGAAGAAGCAG GGGGCGTCTGATGGCGAGCTCAGCGATGACCAGCTTCCTGATGACGTCGACCTCAGCGACCCCTTCTTTGTGGAGGAGCTCGGAGGGGAACGCAGTG ACATGAAGAGAAAaccgaagaagaagaagaaggtggAAATATGTGCTGCCGACAACGGCGAGGAGCTGGAGAAACAGCAG GCTGAGATGGCTCTGCTGATGGAGGACGACACGGACCCCAAACACGCACACTTCAACTACGACCGCATCGTGGAGCAGCAGAACCTGAGcaagaagaaaaggaagaagctCCTgaagaaaggggcggagctactggAGGATGACGGCTTCCAG GTTGACGTTCAGGACCCCCGCTTCCAGGCCATCTTCACCTCCCATCTCTTCAGCCTGGACCCCTCCCACCCCAACTACAGGAAGACCAAGGCCATGCAGAGCATCCTGGCAGAGAAGCAGCGACGCAGAGAAGAGCAGCAGCGCCACCTGGAGGACAAGCTCGACGCTCAGGAGGCCACACCTTCGCACAGACAGGCGGCCATGACACAGGAAGCTGCCGCAGAAAGGCGGGAAAATGACTCTGAGACCATGGCGTCAAAGAAAGACATGGACCCAAGTCTGTCGTTGCTCGTCAAATCAATAAAGAGCAAAACGCAGCAGTTTCAGGCCCGGAAGAAGCAGAAGACGGCGTAG